From the Silurus meridionalis isolate SWU-2019-XX chromosome 5, ASM1480568v1, whole genome shotgun sequence genome, one window contains:
- the fgl2b gene encoding uncharacterized protein fgl2b isoform X2 has product MLLSVLSLWGSLLTLVASQSCPDPSENSASWVRLKPLGQCKDGESTCPYRITLPSLTIQLPKPFRDLEKMVKELQSLTQMVNQLREDCRGCKERQGMDWSTSTDDEREDGERIQASKKTFNTRESQQDIAQREHTVQVTTSRSAVEDSMVISSEAKDENPTAFGKQWNTNQERNVNQHTTKPRSEKNGGTKGFDPLREKTISGSISKVGEVPSLTTTYKKILQFPMAKLTESSIPRDREQPTQESQKQSQGQSITNKVRNEMYPGTLTAKGKVKSIPEYHVLTTEDVDDNDDDKEYDNEDDDDDVETKQLQTPKGENVPGEKQPVTGTDAQNHRELKPRIKQLPRKQQDKENKKAVADTGLKESRSSIFEDTNNKNVAKEGSVSIIQEPTFKNMKKNNHGERSTKVKVLKPGSHSESQVNLRPVNTDDTIRGQKKLTSPNTGRANASVNVSQINPQTLEIKSKNAFKSKLDGKMDTGVKLKFNSSETVNGQVMTTSTIAGMTYGIVDASPTNPKTLDSIKQLNTSTDLESGIQLNSANTTDSVSGVKNPGSLDSINARPNVDLINTNIQKGKFQTPLKSGTDVESNTGMDSNTVNRQNNSRLSISEITDGIVDVSQTNPQILDSKNQEDTNLESETIRDSNPIKNNDTVSVKNNSGLSVSDSIHAKADPKKQSNSQSSLQSSKNGTSSTEINSNSVNGIKNSRAPISVITDDIIDSLPISDITYGIVDDSPKNHQIDQKNKFRTGTDSESDVVRHSNPVQNIATTNGQKNLRASISDRANSTADIDLINLPSLNSPKPFTNGIDAKSNNGMDSHISITSETVSQLQTPKSPFSGITDAVAGNQTYPGTFDSNGFKNPFKPLINKERKNKTDSNALKVETNRSLEMPQLSISDRPDAPDNVNQINPQTVYNNFKNTTEVSTPFNNAGTNSQLETPKSPVSDRSHATSDQINPQEIDYITKTTIKPGANSETKAEIHPNRDHTVDTVSQQERSESSISDSRRDVNGTNHSLNSKYDLPKKRNPKLNVTQPRNGKFRIPNPTSIDNERRKEQSSNTTTSLRNDAKKSGRHVPTGDLPTSQGKRHEMKHQPERTSTGRINIRKDPRHRKPYILQRIPLNESKAFGSGGTKNTSGIIDYIMSQTESSTNNELNSTVYSMGQSVRPTLAPQGVVDEAHLKRTAPTVAVVHTRVNHQIESTSQATTTKRRPEHTGGHSGHSLVLDEAKNLERGSKLPLVEKKKDTHRRTEQVPFKTSRVDSNQEKPEKSLREGSNQHFSGKTPLVVISNERNGLNYATTAATPYTINTEFKNKFSKTPQFTAPIITTPHLMDQDHAEQAKTTSGVKVSNKQAHHRLENPSQEIESKRSHSDTGNKELQSASNGQESSAVTDLQPNSLDTIQNIENGSTALILDKVMAGPGSKVSTTSSKHTHENRARDTNTVAMDKVETITEAIPLTPSADNAPVTNQSKTPLGSTDLVVGNNGKHAIDKNNVNRMTGTSLDQMPAGHTNDGSNKKPLTVNSMDNRQGIEKQLLSNCHDQCDRGPTPQSILNSHESSKDNRDKLPQDCSDFMKNPKSGIYNVTPTGSCNTTFPVFCDMKSSGGGWTLIQHRLNGNISFNRTWNDYKGGFGNLMGEFWLGNDKIHWLTTTKAMALRIELEDLDGIKEYAQYDQFHVANESQYYRLTIEGYSGTAGDAMLYSKKFNHNQKNFTTPDRDNDQYTSGNCGAYYSSGWWFDACMAANLNGKYYETRYKGVRNGIFWGTWHNISTESYPTNERQSFKTVRMMIRPRAGLLMD; this is encoded by the exons ATGTTGCTATCTGTGCTTTCTTTGTGGGGCAGTCTGCTAACTTTAGTGGCATCTCAGAGCTGCCCGGATCCATCTGAGAACAGTGCTTCCTGGGTGAGGTTAAAGCCTCTAGGACAGTGCAAGGATGGGGAAAGTACATGCCCTTATCGCATCACCCTTCCTTCACTTACTATTCAGCTTCCCAAGCCTTTCAGGGATTTGGAGAAAATGGTCAAAGAACTGCAAAGCCTGACACAGATGGTAAATCAGCTCAGAGAAGACTGCCGCGGGTGTAAGGAAAGGCAGGGAATGGACTGGAGCACATCAACAGATGATGAAAGAGAGGATGGAGAAAGGATACAAGCCTCTAAGAAAACTTTCAACACCAGAGAGAGCCAGCAGGATATAGCCCAGAGAGAGCATACAGTTCAAGTGACCACATCAAGATCTGCAGTGGAAGACTCTATGGTTATCAGCAGCGAAGCAAAGGATGAAAATCCAACAGCATTTGGAAAACAGTGGAATACAAATCAGGAAAGAAATGTAAACCAACATACCACTAAACCAAGGTCtgagaaaaatggaggaacaaaAGGATTTGACCCTTTGCGAGAAAAAACAATAAGTGGGAGTATAAGTAAGGTCGGCGAGGTGCCCTCACTTACAACCACATACAAGAAGATCCTGCAGTTTCCAATGGCTAAACTGACGGAATCATCTATTCCTAGAGACAGAGAACAACCTACACAGGAAAGTCAAAAACAAAGTCAAGGTCAGTCCATCACAAACAAGGTCAGAAATGAGATGTACCCTGGAACCCTTACTGCAAAAGGCAAGGTGAAGAGTATCCCTGAATACCATGTGCTGACTACAGAAGATGTTGATGATAATGACGATGATAAAGAATATGATAATgaagacgatgatgatgatgtggaaaCAAAGCAACTCCAAACACCAAAAGGTGAAAATGTACCTGGCGAAAAACAACCTGTGACTGGCACGGATGCACAAAACCACAGAGAACTTAAACCAAGGATTAAACAACTTCCCAGAAAACAACaggacaaagaaaacaaaaaagcagtTGCCGACACCGGATTAAAAGAATCAAGATCCAGTATTTTTGAGgacacaaacaataaaaatgttgctAAAGAAGGTAGTGTCAGTATAATACAAGAGCCTACtttcaaaaacatgaaaaaaaataatcacggTGAACGGTCTACCAAGGTGAAAGTATTAAAACCTGGATCACATTCGGAGAGCCAAGTGAATTTGAGACCAGTTAACACAGATGACACAATCAGAGGACAAAAGAAGTTAACATCACCCAACACAGGCAGAGCTAATGCCTCAGTTAACGTAAGTCAAATAAACCCACAAACACTGGAAATCAAAtctaaaaatgcatttaaatctaAATTAGATGGAAAGATGGACACAGgagtaaaattaaaatttaactCATCAGAGACGGTAAATGGACAAGTGATGACAACTTCAACAATTGCTGGCATGACTTATGGCATAGTTGATGCAAGTcctacaaatccaaaaacactaGACagtataaaacaattaaatactaGCACAGATTTAGAGAGTGGAATACAATTAAACTCAGCTAATACCACTGATAGCGTGAGTGGAGTAAAGAATCCAGGATCACTTGACAGTATTAATGCAAGACCTAATGTAGatctaataaatacaaatatacaaaagggTAAATTTCAGACCCCTTTAAAATCTGGAACAGATGTGGAGAGTAACACTGGAATGGATTCAAATACAGTCAACAGGCAAAATAATTCAAGATTATCCATCTCAGAGATAACTGATGGCATTGTTGATGTAAGTCAAACAAATCCACAAATATTAGACAGTAAAAATCAAGAGGACACAAATTTAGAGAGTGAAACTATAAGAGATTCAAACCCAATTAAGAACAATGATACAGtcagtgtaaaaaataattcaggATTATCTGTCTCAGACAGCATTCATGCTAAAGCTGATCCAAAGAAACAGAGCAACTCTCAATCCTCATTACAATCTAGTAAAAATGGCACCAGTAGtactgaaataaattcaaattccGTCAATGGAATAAAGAATTCAAGAGCACCTATCTCAGTCATAACTGATGACATCATTGAT AGTTTACCCATTTCTGACATAACTTATGGCATAGTTGATGATAGTCCAAAAAATCACCAAATAGACCAGAAAAACAAATTCAGAACTGGCACAGATTCAGAGAGTGATGTTGTAAGGCATTCAAACCCAGTCCAGAACATTGCTACAACTAATGGACAAAAGAATTTAAGAGCATCTATCTCAGACAGAGCTAATTCCACAGCGGATATAGATCTAATAAACCTGCCATCACTAAACTCTCCAAAGCCTTTCACAAATGGTATAGATGCAAAGAGTAATAATGGAATGGATTCACATATATCAATCACATCTGAGACAGTCAGTCAACTACAAACACCAAAATCACCCTTCTCAGGCATAACCGATGCAGTTGCAGGAAATCAAACATATCCAGGAACATTTGATAGCAATGGATTTAAAAACCCATTCAAACCTTTAATAAATAAGGAGAGGAAGAATAAAACGGATTCAAATGCACTTAAAGTTGAGACAAACCGTTCACTAGAAATGCCACAATTATCAATCTCAGACAGACCTGATGCTCCAGATAATGTTAACCAAATAAATCCTCAAACGGTATACAATAACTTTAAAAACACCACAGAGGTATCAACTCCATTTAACAATGCTGGGACCAACAGTCAGCTAGAAACACCAAAATCGCCTGTCTCAGACAGATCTCATGCCACATCTGATCAAATAAATCCACAAGAAATTGACTAtatcacaaaaacaacaattaaaCCTGGTGCAAATTCTGAGACAAAGGCTGAAATACATCCAAACAGAGATCACACAGTTGACACTGTAAGCCAACAAGAGAGATCAGAATCATCCATCTCTGATTCCAGACGTGATGTAAATGGTACAAATCACAGTCTGAATAGTAAGTACGACCTAcccaaaaaaagaaacccaaaaCTTAACGTTACACAACCAAGGAATGGAAAGTTTAGGATTCCAAATCCTACAAGTATAGACaatgaaagaagaaaggaacaaAGCAGCAACACAACTACATCTTTGAGAAATGATGCAAAGAAAAGTGGCAGGCACGTGCCCACTGGAGATCTTCCTACGAGTCAAGGGAAACGGCACGAAATGAAACACCAACCAGAAAGAACCAGTACTGGTAGAATAAATATAAGAAAGGATCCTAGACATAGAAAACCATATATTTTGCAAAGAATACCgttaaatgaaagtaaagcaTTTGGCTCAGGAGGGACAAAAAACACAAGTGGAATAATTGATTATATAATGAGCCAAACTGAATCTAGTACTAATAATGAGTTAAATAGCACAGTTTATAGCATGGGTCAATCAGTCAGGCCCACTTTGGCACCACAGGGTGTTGTGGATGAAGCTCATTTAAAAAGAACTGCCCCTACAGTTGCAGTAGTGCACACAAGGGTTAATCACCAAATTGAAAGTACATCGCAAGCTACTACGACCAAACGAAGACCTGAACATACTGGTGGCCATTCAGGACATTCTCTGGTTTTGGACGAAGCAAAAAATCTTGAAAGGGGCTCAAAATTACCTcttgtggaaaagaaaaaagacactCATAGAAGAACAGAACAAGTACCATTCAAAACTAGCAGGGTAGATTCCAACCAGGAAAAACCTGAGAAATCACTTAGGGAGGGAAGCAATCAACATTTTAGTGGGAAGACACCTCTAGTTGTCATAAGCAATGAGAGGAATGGGTTAAACTATGCAACAACTGCAGCCACCCCCTACACAATAAACACGGAATTTAAGAATAAATTCAGCAAAACCCCTCAGTTTACAGCTCCAATTATAACAACACCACATTTAATGGATCAAGATCATGCAGAACAGGCCAAAACCACTTCTGGAGTGAAAGTGTCAAATAAACAGGCTCATCACAGACTTGAAAACCCCAGCCAGGAAATTGAGTCCAAAAGATCTCATAGTGACACAGGAAACAAAGAGTTACAAAGTGCAAGCAATGGTCAAGAGTCCAGTGCAGTGACAGATTTGCAACCCAACTCTTTGGACACCATCCAAAACATAGAAAATGGCTCAACGGCACTCATTTTGGACAAAGTAATGGCCGGTCCAGGCTCAAAGGTTTCAACCACATCTAGTAAACACACCCATGAAAACAGAGCAAGAGACACAAACACTGTTGCTATGGACAAGGTTGAGACTATTACAGAGGCGATTCCATTAACCCCATCTGCAGACAATGCTCCTGTCACAAATCAAAGCAAAACTCCATTAGGATCTACTGACTTGGTAGTTGGCAATAATGGAAAACATGCAAtagataaaaataatgtaaacagAATGACCGGGACATCCTTAGACCAAATGCCAGCTGGGCACACCAATGATGGAAGTAACAAGAAACCACTCACTGTAAACAGCATGGACAACAGACAAGGCATAGAGAAACAGCTGCTCAGCAACTGTCATGATCAGTGTGATCGCGGTCCAACTCCTCAGTCAATACTCAACAGCCATGAATCATCAAAAGACAACAGAG ACAAACTCCCCCAAGACTGTTCTGACTTCATGAAAAATCCCAAAAGTGGAATCTACAATGTGACACCCACTGGATCATGCAATACAACTTTTCCTGTGTTCTGTGACATGAAGTCTTCTGGTGGAGGTTGGACTTTAATTCAGCATCGCTTGAATGGAAACATCAGTTTCAATCGTACTTGGAATGACTATAAAGGGGGTTTTGGCAACTTAATGGGTGAGTTCTGGCTTGGAAATGACAAGATCCATTGGTTGACGACAACCAAAGCCATGGCACTCCGAATTGAACTTGAGGATTTAGATGGAATTAAGGAATATGCCCAGTATGACCAATTTCATGTGGCCAATGAAAGCCAATACTACAGGCTGACGATAGAAGGATATTCAGGCACAGCTGGAGATGCTATGCTCTACAGCAAAAAGTTCAATCACAACCAAAAGAACTTTACCACTCCAGATAGAGACAATGATCAATACACCTCAGGAAACTGTGGAGCCTACTACAGCTCTGGATGGTGGTTTGATGCATGCATGGCTGCAAACCTTAATGGAAAGTATTATGAGACAAGATATAAAGGAGTGAGAAATGGTATCTTTTGGGGCACCTGGCATAATATTTCTACTGAATCCTACCCAACCAATGAACGACAATCTTTTAAGACTGTTAGAATGATGATCAGACCCAGGGCAGGGCTTCTGATGGACTAG
- the fgl2b gene encoding probable serine/threonine-protein kinase DDB_G0282963 isoform X1: protein MLLSVLSLWGSLLTLVASQSCPDPSENSASWVRLKPLGQCKDGESTCPYRITLPSLTIQLPKPFRDLEKMVKELQSLTQMVNQLREDCRGCKERQGMDWSTSTDDEREDGERIQASKKTFNTRESQQDIAQREHTVQVTTSRSAVEDSMVISSEAKDENPTAFGKQWNTNQERNVNQHTTKPRSEKNGGTKGFDPLREKTISGSISKVGEVPSLTTTYKKILQFPMAKLTESSIPRDREQPTQESQKQSQGQSITNKVRNEMYPGTLTAKGKVKSIPEYHVLTTEDVDDNDDDKEYDNEDDDDDVETKQLQTPKGENVPGEKQPVTGTDAQNHRELKPRIKQLPRKQQDKENKKAVADTGLKESRSSIFEDTNNKNVAKEGSVSIIQEPTFKNMKKNNHGERSTKVKVLKPGSHSESQVNLRPVNTDDTIRGQKKLTSPNTGRANASVNVSQINPQTLEIKSKNAFKSKLDGKMDTGVKLKFNSSETVNGQVMTTSTIAGMTYGIVDASPTNPKTLDSIKQLNTSTDLESGIQLNSANTTDSVSGVKNPGSLDSINARPNVDLINTNIQKGKFQTPLKSGTDVESNTGMDSNTVNRQNNSRLSISEITDGIVDVSQTNPQILDSKNQEDTNLESETIRDSNPIKNNDTVSVKNNSGLSVSDSIHAKADPKKQSNSQSSLQSSKNGTSSTEINSNSVNGIKNSRAPISVITDDIIDISLTNPQTAHGKDQVKTGTDPRNDDKVVSNPVNNIKTVSGQDMSSLPISDITYGIVDDSPKNHQIDQKNKFRTGTDSESDVVRHSNPVQNIATTNGQKNLRASISDRANSTADIDLINLPSLNSPKPFTNGIDAKSNNGMDSHISITSETVSQLQTPKSPFSGITDAVAGNQTYPGTFDSNGFKNPFKPLINKERKNKTDSNALKVETNRSLEMPQLSISDRPDAPDNVNQINPQTVYNNFKNTTEVSTPFNNAGTNSQLETPKSPVSDRSHATSDQINPQEIDYITKTTIKPGANSETKAEIHPNRDHTVDTVSQQERSESSISDSRRDVNGTNHSLNSKYDLPKKRNPKLNVTQPRNGKFRIPNPTSIDNERRKEQSSNTTTSLRNDAKKSGRHVPTGDLPTSQGKRHEMKHQPERTSTGRINIRKDPRHRKPYILQRIPLNESKAFGSGGTKNTSGIIDYIMSQTESSTNNELNSTVYSMGQSVRPTLAPQGVVDEAHLKRTAPTVAVVHTRVNHQIESTSQATTTKRRPEHTGGHSGHSLVLDEAKNLERGSKLPLVEKKKDTHRRTEQVPFKTSRVDSNQEKPEKSLREGSNQHFSGKTPLVVISNERNGLNYATTAATPYTINTEFKNKFSKTPQFTAPIITTPHLMDQDHAEQAKTTSGVKVSNKQAHHRLENPSQEIESKRSHSDTGNKELQSASNGQESSAVTDLQPNSLDTIQNIENGSTALILDKVMAGPGSKVSTTSSKHTHENRARDTNTVAMDKVETITEAIPLTPSADNAPVTNQSKTPLGSTDLVVGNNGKHAIDKNNVNRMTGTSLDQMPAGHTNDGSNKKPLTVNSMDNRQGIEKQLLSNCHDQCDRGPTPQSILNSHESSKDNRDKLPQDCSDFMKNPKSGIYNVTPTGSCNTTFPVFCDMKSSGGGWTLIQHRLNGNISFNRTWNDYKGGFGNLMGEFWLGNDKIHWLTTTKAMALRIELEDLDGIKEYAQYDQFHVANESQYYRLTIEGYSGTAGDAMLYSKKFNHNQKNFTTPDRDNDQYTSGNCGAYYSSGWWFDACMAANLNGKYYETRYKGVRNGIFWGTWHNISTESYPTNERQSFKTVRMMIRPRAGLLMD, encoded by the exons ATGTTGCTATCTGTGCTTTCTTTGTGGGGCAGTCTGCTAACTTTAGTGGCATCTCAGAGCTGCCCGGATCCATCTGAGAACAGTGCTTCCTGGGTGAGGTTAAAGCCTCTAGGACAGTGCAAGGATGGGGAAAGTACATGCCCTTATCGCATCACCCTTCCTTCACTTACTATTCAGCTTCCCAAGCCTTTCAGGGATTTGGAGAAAATGGTCAAAGAACTGCAAAGCCTGACACAGATGGTAAATCAGCTCAGAGAAGACTGCCGCGGGTGTAAGGAAAGGCAGGGAATGGACTGGAGCACATCAACAGATGATGAAAGAGAGGATGGAGAAAGGATACAAGCCTCTAAGAAAACTTTCAACACCAGAGAGAGCCAGCAGGATATAGCCCAGAGAGAGCATACAGTTCAAGTGACCACATCAAGATCTGCAGTGGAAGACTCTATGGTTATCAGCAGCGAAGCAAAGGATGAAAATCCAACAGCATTTGGAAAACAGTGGAATACAAATCAGGAAAGAAATGTAAACCAACATACCACTAAACCAAGGTCtgagaaaaatggaggaacaaaAGGATTTGACCCTTTGCGAGAAAAAACAATAAGTGGGAGTATAAGTAAGGTCGGCGAGGTGCCCTCACTTACAACCACATACAAGAAGATCCTGCAGTTTCCAATGGCTAAACTGACGGAATCATCTATTCCTAGAGACAGAGAACAACCTACACAGGAAAGTCAAAAACAAAGTCAAGGTCAGTCCATCACAAACAAGGTCAGAAATGAGATGTACCCTGGAACCCTTACTGCAAAAGGCAAGGTGAAGAGTATCCCTGAATACCATGTGCTGACTACAGAAGATGTTGATGATAATGACGATGATAAAGAATATGATAATgaagacgatgatgatgatgtggaaaCAAAGCAACTCCAAACACCAAAAGGTGAAAATGTACCTGGCGAAAAACAACCTGTGACTGGCACGGATGCACAAAACCACAGAGAACTTAAACCAAGGATTAAACAACTTCCCAGAAAACAACaggacaaagaaaacaaaaaagcagtTGCCGACACCGGATTAAAAGAATCAAGATCCAGTATTTTTGAGgacacaaacaataaaaatgttgctAAAGAAGGTAGTGTCAGTATAATACAAGAGCCTACtttcaaaaacatgaaaaaaaataatcacggTGAACGGTCTACCAAGGTGAAAGTATTAAAACCTGGATCACATTCGGAGAGCCAAGTGAATTTGAGACCAGTTAACACAGATGACACAATCAGAGGACAAAAGAAGTTAACATCACCCAACACAGGCAGAGCTAATGCCTCAGTTAACGTAAGTCAAATAAACCCACAAACACTGGAAATCAAAtctaaaaatgcatttaaatctaAATTAGATGGAAAGATGGACACAGgagtaaaattaaaatttaactCATCAGAGACGGTAAATGGACAAGTGATGACAACTTCAACAATTGCTGGCATGACTTATGGCATAGTTGATGCAAGTcctacaaatccaaaaacactaGACagtataaaacaattaaatactaGCACAGATTTAGAGAGTGGAATACAATTAAACTCAGCTAATACCACTGATAGCGTGAGTGGAGTAAAGAATCCAGGATCACTTGACAGTATTAATGCAAGACCTAATGTAGatctaataaatacaaatatacaaaagggTAAATTTCAGACCCCTTTAAAATCTGGAACAGATGTGGAGAGTAACACTGGAATGGATTCAAATACAGTCAACAGGCAAAATAATTCAAGATTATCCATCTCAGAGATAACTGATGGCATTGTTGATGTAAGTCAAACAAATCCACAAATATTAGACAGTAAAAATCAAGAGGACACAAATTTAGAGAGTGAAACTATAAGAGATTCAAACCCAATTAAGAACAATGATACAGtcagtgtaaaaaataattcaggATTATCTGTCTCAGACAGCATTCATGCTAAAGCTGATCCAAAGAAACAGAGCAACTCTCAATCCTCATTACAATCTAGTAAAAATGGCACCAGTAGtactgaaataaattcaaattccGTCAATGGAATAAAGAATTCAAGAGCACCTATCTCAGTCATAACTGATGACATCATTGATATAAGTCTAACAAATCCCCAAACAGCACATGGTAAAGACCAGGTCAAAACTGGGACAGATCCAAGGAATGATGATAAAGTGGTTTCAAACCCGGTAAATAACATCAAAACAGTCAGTGGACAAGATATGTCAAGTTTACCCATTTCTGACATAACTTATGGCATAGTTGATGATAGTCCAAAAAATCACCAAATAGACCAGAAAAACAAATTCAGAACTGGCACAGATTCAGAGAGTGATGTTGTAAGGCATTCAAACCCAGTCCAGAACATTGCTACAACTAATGGACAAAAGAATTTAAGAGCATCTATCTCAGACAGAGCTAATTCCACAGCGGATATAGATCTAATAAACCTGCCATCACTAAACTCTCCAAAGCCTTTCACAAATGGTATAGATGCAAAGAGTAATAATGGAATGGATTCACATATATCAATCACATCTGAGACAGTCAGTCAACTACAAACACCAAAATCACCCTTCTCAGGCATAACCGATGCAGTTGCAGGAAATCAAACATATCCAGGAACATTTGATAGCAATGGATTTAAAAACCCATTCAAACCTTTAATAAATAAGGAGAGGAAGAATAAAACGGATTCAAATGCACTTAAAGTTGAGACAAACCGTTCACTAGAAATGCCACAATTATCAATCTCAGACAGACCTGATGCTCCAGATAATGTTAACCAAATAAATCCTCAAACGGTATACAATAACTTTAAAAACACCACAGAGGTATCAACTCCATTTAACAATGCTGGGACCAACAGTCAGCTAGAAACACCAAAATCGCCTGTCTCAGACAGATCTCATGCCACATCTGATCAAATAAATCCACAAGAAATTGACTAtatcacaaaaacaacaattaaaCCTGGTGCAAATTCTGAGACAAAGGCTGAAATACATCCAAACAGAGATCACACAGTTGACACTGTAAGCCAACAAGAGAGATCAGAATCATCCATCTCTGATTCCAGACGTGATGTAAATGGTACAAATCACAGTCTGAATAGTAAGTACGACCTAcccaaaaaaagaaacccaaaaCTTAACGTTACACAACCAAGGAATGGAAAGTTTAGGATTCCAAATCCTACAAGTATAGACaatgaaagaagaaaggaacaaAGCAGCAACACAACTACATCTTTGAGAAATGATGCAAAGAAAAGTGGCAGGCACGTGCCCACTGGAGATCTTCCTACGAGTCAAGGGAAACGGCACGAAATGAAACACCAACCAGAAAGAACCAGTACTGGTAGAATAAATATAAGAAAGGATCCTAGACATAGAAAACCATATATTTTGCAAAGAATACCgttaaatgaaagtaaagcaTTTGGCTCAGGAGGGACAAAAAACACAAGTGGAATAATTGATTATATAATGAGCCAAACTGAATCTAGTACTAATAATGAGTTAAATAGCACAGTTTATAGCATGGGTCAATCAGTCAGGCCCACTTTGGCACCACAGGGTGTTGTGGATGAAGCTCATTTAAAAAGAACTGCCCCTACAGTTGCAGTAGTGCACACAAGGGTTAATCACCAAATTGAAAGTACATCGCAAGCTACTACGACCAAACGAAGACCTGAACATACTGGTGGCCATTCAGGACATTCTCTGGTTTTGGACGAAGCAAAAAATCTTGAAAGGGGCTCAAAATTACCTcttgtggaaaagaaaaaagacactCATAGAAGAACAGAACAAGTACCATTCAAAACTAGCAGGGTAGATTCCAACCAGGAAAAACCTGAGAAATCACTTAGGGAGGGAAGCAATCAACATTTTAGTGGGAAGACACCTCTAGTTGTCATAAGCAATGAGAGGAATGGGTTAAACTATGCAACAACTGCAGCCACCCCCTACACAATAAACACGGAATTTAAGAATAAATTCAGCAAAACCCCTCAGTTTACAGCTCCAATTATAACAACACCACATTTAATGGATCAAGATCATGCAGAACAGGCCAAAACCACTTCTGGAGTGAAAGTGTCAAATAAACAGGCTCATCACAGACTTGAAAACCCCAGCCAGGAAATTGAGTCCAAAAGATCTCATAGTGACACAGGAAACAAAGAGTTACAAAGTGCAAGCAATGGTCAAGAGTCCAGTGCAGTGACAGATTTGCAACCCAACTCTTTGGACACCATCCAAAACATAGAAAATGGCTCAACGGCACTCATTTTGGACAAAGTAATGGCCGGTCCAGGCTCAAAGGTTTCAACCACATCTAGTAAACACACCCATGAAAACAGAGCAAGAGACACAAACACTGTTGCTATGGACAAGGTTGAGACTATTACAGAGGCGATTCCATTAACCCCATCTGCAGACAATGCTCCTGTCACAAATCAAAGCAAAACTCCATTAGGATCTACTGACTTGGTAGTTGGCAATAATGGAAAACATGCAAtagataaaaataatgtaaacagAATGACCGGGACATCCTTAGACCAAATGCCAGCTGGGCACACCAATGATGGAAGTAACAAGAAACCACTCACTGTAAACAGCATGGACAACAGACAAGGCATAGAGAAACAGCTGCTCAGCAACTGTCATGATCAGTGTGATCGCGGTCCAACTCCTCAGTCAATACTCAACAGCCATGAATCATCAAAAGACAACAGAG ACAAACTCCCCCAAGACTGTTCTGACTTCATGAAAAATCCCAAAAGTGGAATCTACAATGTGACACCCACTGGATCATGCAATACAACTTTTCCTGTGTTCTGTGACATGAAGTCTTCTGGTGGAGGTTGGACTTTAATTCAGCATCGCTTGAATGGAAACATCAGTTTCAATCGTACTTGGAATGACTATAAAGGGGGTTTTGGCAACTTAATGGGTGAGTTCTGGCTTGGAAATGACAAGATCCATTGGTTGACGACAACCAAAGCCATGGCACTCCGAATTGAACTTGAGGATTTAGATGGAATTAAGGAATATGCCCAGTATGACCAATTTCATGTGGCCAATGAAAGCCAATACTACAGGCTGACGATAGAAGGATATTCAGGCACAGCTGGAGATGCTATGCTCTACAGCAAAAAGTTCAATCACAACCAAAAGAACTTTACCACTCCAGATAGAGACAATGATCAATACACCTCAGGAAACTGTGGAGCCTACTACAGCTCTGGATGGTGGTTTGATGCATGCATGGCTGCAAACCTTAATGGAAAGTATTATGAGACAAGATATAAAGGAGTGAGAAATGGTATCTTTTGGGGCACCTGGCATAATATTTCTACTGAATCCTACCCAACCAATGAACGACAATCTTTTAAGACTGTTAGAATGATGATCAGACCCAGGGCAGGGCTTCTGATGGACTAG